One Aneurinibacillus migulanus genomic region harbors:
- the tnpA gene encoding IS200/IS605 family transposase, with translation MKKSTIKHARTCVYNVNYHIVWSVKYRRKVLTAEIEHYLKDLFQEIAQEKEFEVAMMEVGEQDHIHVFASAHPKIAPSYIVKMLKGISARKLFLKFPQLKKRLWGGHLWNNSFYIETVGSISEDVIRKYIENQKKGDS, from the coding sequence ATGAAAAAATCTACCATAAAGCATGCTCGAACCTGTGTTTACAATGTCAATTATCACATCGTTTGGTCTGTGAAATATCGAAGAAAAGTACTGACTGCTGAAATTGAACACTATCTGAAAGATCTCTTTCAAGAGATCGCACAGGAAAAAGAGTTTGAAGTCGCTATGATGGAGGTCGGCGAACAAGACCACATTCACGTTTTTGCTTCTGCTCATCCAAAGATTGCCCCCTCGTATATTGTAAAAATGCTGAAAGGAATTTCTGCCCGTAAATTGTTTCTGAAATTCCCACAACTGAAAAAGAGACTATGGGGCGGTCATCTTTGGAACAACAGCTTTTACATCGAAACCGTTGGTTCGATCTCGGAAGATGTGATTCGCAAGTATATCGAAAATCAAAAGAAAGGAGATTCGTAA
- the ppsA gene encoding phosphoenolpyruvate synthase: MSSLVLGFQEMEKTQLLLVGGKGVNLGELSKIEGIQVPEGFCVTTVGYQKAIEQNETYHALLDRLTMLKVEDRDQIGKISRKIRQIIMEVEIPSDVVKAVTHYLSQFGDEHAYAVRSSATAEDLPHASFAGQQDTYLNIIGKEAIMQHISKCWASLFTDRAVIYRMQNGFDHSQVYLSVIVQRMVFPQASGILFTADPITSNRKLLSIDASFGLGEALVSGLVSADCYKVQEDKIVDKMIATKKLAIYGLKEGGTETQQIDPDKQKTQTLTEQQILQLARIGRQIEAYFGCPQDIEWCLVDDTFYIVQSRPITTLYPIPEANDQENHVYVSVGHQQMMTDPMKPLGLSFFLLTTRAPMRKAGGRLFVDITHNLASPVSREILLDTLGQSDPLIKDALMTIIEREDFIKSLPNDKKELSPSKSNKGMSSAGFQEQIENDPTIVSDLIKSSQTSIEELKQNIQTKSGSDLFDFILEDIQQLKKILFDPRSLSVIMAAMDASTWINEKMNKWLGEKNVADTLSQSVPNNITSEMGLALLDVADVIRPYPEVIDYLQHVKDDNFLDELVKFDGGQETQDAIHDYLSKYGMRCTGEIDITKTRWSEKPTTLVPMILSNIKNFEPNASNWKFEQGRQEALKKEQELLDRLKQLPDGEQKAKETKRMIDLIRNFSGFREYPKYGMVNRYFVYKQALLKEAEQLVQVGVIHEKEDIYYLTFEELHEVVRTNKLDYQIISKRKDEYKLYEKLTPPRVITSDGEIIAGEYKRENLPAKAIVGLPVSSGVIEGRARVILNMEDADLEDGDILVTSFTDPSWTPLFVSIKGLVTEVGGLMTHGAVIAREYGLPAVVGVENSTKLIKDGQRIRVHGTEGYIEIL; encoded by the coding sequence ATGAGTTCTTTGGTTCTCGGTTTTCAGGAAATGGAAAAAACACAGCTTTTGCTCGTTGGCGGAAAAGGGGTAAATTTAGGGGAATTATCAAAAATTGAAGGAATACAAGTACCAGAAGGATTTTGTGTTACAACAGTGGGATATCAAAAAGCCATCGAACAAAACGAAACGTATCATGCTTTGTTGGATCGACTAACAATGCTAAAAGTAGAAGATCGAGATCAAATTGGTAAAATCAGCAGGAAGATTCGACAAATTATTATGGAAGTAGAAATTCCTTCCGATGTTGTGAAAGCAGTTACTCATTACCTCTCTCAGTTTGGCGATGAACATGCTTATGCAGTGCGTTCTAGTGCGACTGCTGAAGATTTACCACATGCCTCTTTTGCTGGTCAACAAGACACCTATTTAAATATCATCGGCAAAGAAGCAATCATGCAGCATATCAGCAAATGTTGGGCTTCCCTATTTACGGATCGCGCAGTAATCTACCGTATGCAAAATGGATTTGACCACAGTCAAGTTTATTTATCCGTTATCGTTCAAAGGATGGTTTTCCCACAGGCTTCAGGGATTTTATTTACCGCTGATCCGATTACTTCTAACCGAAAGCTGCTATCAATCGATGCCAGTTTTGGACTTGGAGAAGCACTGGTCTCTGGCTTGGTATCTGCCGATTGTTATAAGGTGCAAGAAGACAAAATCGTCGATAAGATGATAGCAACCAAAAAATTGGCTATCTATGGACTAAAAGAAGGCGGAACAGAGACACAGCAGATCGATCCTGATAAGCAAAAGACTCAAACACTTACTGAACAACAAATTTTACAACTAGCACGTATAGGAAGACAGATCGAAGCTTATTTTGGTTGCCCACAAGATATCGAATGGTGTTTGGTTGATGATACATTTTATATTGTCCAGAGTCGGCCAATCACTACTTTATACCCGATCCCTGAAGCGAATGATCAAGAAAATCACGTTTACGTATCTGTCGGTCATCAACAAATGATGACCGATCCCATGAAACCACTGGGATTGTCTTTTTTCCTGTTAACGACTCGTGCACCCATGCGTAAAGCTGGTGGAAGGTTGTTTGTTGATATCACACATAATCTGGCTTCACCTGTTAGCAGAGAAATTTTATTAGATACCCTGGGACAATCCGATCCGCTCATAAAAGACGCACTTATGACCATAATAGAGCGAGAAGATTTTATAAAATCGTTACCAAATGATAAAAAAGAACTGAGTCCCAGTAAAAGCAATAAAGGTATGTCGTCTGCGGGTTTTCAAGAACAAATCGAAAACGATCCGACAATCGTTTCTGATTTGATTAAGAGTAGTCAAACATCGATAGAAGAGTTAAAACAAAACATCCAAACGAAATCAGGATCAGATTTATTTGATTTTATTCTAGAAGATATCCAGCAATTAAAGAAGATTTTATTTGACCCAAGAAGTTTGAGTGTGATTATGGCTGCTATGGATGCTTCAACATGGATCAATGAAAAAATGAACAAGTGGTTAGGTGAAAAAAACGTAGCAGATACGCTTTCTCAATCTGTACCAAACAATATTACTTCGGAAATGGGTCTGGCGCTATTGGATGTTGCAGATGTGATTCGTCCTTATCCAGAAGTAATTGATTATTTACAACATGTAAAAGATGATAATTTTTTGGATGAACTGGTTAAGTTTGATGGTGGACAGGAAACCCAAGACGCTATCCATGATTATCTCAGCAAATACGGAATGCGATGTACCGGAGAAATCGATATTACTAAAACTCGTTGGAGCGAAAAACCAACTACACTTGTCCCTATGATTCTTAGTAATATCAAAAACTTTGAGCCTAATGCTAGCAATTGGAAATTTGAGCAAGGGCGACAGGAAGCTTTGAAAAAAGAACAAGAGTTATTAGATCGATTGAAGCAATTACCGGATGGTGAACAAAAAGCCAAAGAAACAAAACGAATGATCGACCTAATCCGGAATTTCAGCGGGTTTAGGGAATATCCAAAATACGGCATGGTTAATCGCTACTTCGTTTATAAGCAGGCTTTACTGAAAGAAGCTGAACAACTCGTACAAGTGGGCGTTATTCATGAAAAAGAAGATATATACTATCTCACTTTTGAAGAGCTTCACGAAGTCGTACGCACAAATAAACTGGATTACCAGATCATCAGCAAACGAAAAGACGAGTACAAATTATATGAAAAACTAACTCCCCCACGTGTTATCACGTCTGATGGTGAAATCATTGCAGGTGAGTACAAACGAGAAAATCTCCCAGCCAAAGCTATTGTAGGTCTACCTGTTTCTTCCGGAGTTATAGAGGGACGAGCACGTGTCATCTTAAACATGGAAGATGCTGATCTAGAAGATGGAGATATATTAGTCACCTCCTTTACTGACCCTAGCTGGACACCATTGTTTGTATCCATAAAAGGCCTAGTCACCGAAGTTGGTGGACTGATGACCCATGGAGCAGTTATCGCACGTGAATATGGCTTACCAGCAGTTGTCGGAGTGGAAAATTCTACCAAACTGATAAAAGATGGGCAACGAATTCGCGTGCATGGAACAGAAGGGTATATCGAAATATTGTAA
- a CDS encoding transposase has product MSHLINNEARMMLSLFTYNFTNWLRMLSFPKRYKGIQIQTIRTRLIKVASKLVKSGRSLYFKLSSSYLV; this is encoded by the coding sequence TTGTCGCATCTTATCAACAACGAGGCACGCATGATGTTAAGTCTGTTTACCTATAATTTTACAAACTGGCTCCGTATGCTGAGTTTCCCCAAGCGCTACAAGGGAATTCAAATCCAAACAATTCGCACGCGCCTCATTAAAGTGGCAAGTAAACTAGTGAAGTCTGGACGCTCACTGTACTTTAAATTGTCCTCTAGCTATTTGGTCTGA
- a CDS encoding GNAT family N-acetyltransferase has translation MFNNVKIEEVKSIEKHLDQLSELLVMVVEDGASIGFLPPMKFSEAKKYWETLLKPEVILFIAKLDNEIVGSVQLHLCTKQNGSHRGEIGKLITHPHFRRNGIGRLLMQAVEERTKQEGRTLLVLDTREGDPSNHLYTSIGFIKSGRIPNYAKSADGKLHATILYHKSF, from the coding sequence TTGTTTAACAATGTGAAAATTGAAGAAGTAAAATCAATTGAAAAACATCTTGATCAGCTTTCGGAACTTCTCGTAATGGTAGTAGAGGATGGTGCATCCATTGGGTTTTTACCACCAATGAAATTTTCAGAAGCGAAAAAATATTGGGAAACCCTATTAAAGCCTGAAGTGATTTTATTTATAGCTAAATTAGACAATGAGATAGTTGGAAGCGTTCAGTTGCACTTATGCACTAAGCAGAACGGTAGCCATAGAGGTGAAATCGGAAAATTAATAACACATCCTCATTTTAGACGTAATGGTATTGGTCGTTTATTAATGCAAGCAGTTGAAGAAAGAACAAAACAAGAAGGTAGGACTCTTTTAGTCCTCGATACCAGAGAGGGAGACCCTTCTAATCACCTCTATACTTCAATAGGTTTTATTAAATCAGGACGAATTCCTAACTATGCTAAATCAGCCGATGGGAAACTACATGCAACTATTTTATATCATAAATCCTTTTAG
- a CDS encoding Rpn family recombination-promoting nuclease/putative transposase: MGKRLDLRIDFAFKALFGTHGNESILAAFLNAALRLPDSQKITEVTLLDPQFNKENTEDKKSILDVHAQLEDGSRVNVEIQMNNKHDMEKRTLYYWSRMYTSQMKEGMDYGELCRTITINIVDFRYLSHTPGYHSIFQLYETEEKFLLTDTLEIHFMELPKLLIKWRRGEVNPRENQLVRWLLLLEASEDEEITQVLEEIAMQEDQTLKKAIDEWERVSQDPEVLLAYEARRKTLLDEKSALRRAEKQGEKRGILKVALGMIQKGMDNKTIAELTELTQEEIEQLRRQ; encoded by the coding sequence ATGGGAAAAAGATTGGATCTACGCATAGATTTTGCCTTTAAAGCCTTGTTTGGTACACACGGAAATGAATCCATTCTGGCCGCTTTTTTGAATGCTGCTCTCCGTTTGCCTGATAGCCAAAAGATTACAGAGGTTACTCTGCTGGATCCGCAGTTTAACAAAGAAAATACCGAGGATAAAAAATCGATTCTGGATGTGCATGCACAGCTTGAAGATGGAAGTCGCGTAAATGTAGAAATTCAGATGAATAATAAGCATGATATGGAAAAAAGAACCTTGTATTACTGGTCTCGTATGTATACGAGCCAGATGAAAGAGGGGATGGATTACGGAGAGTTGTGCCGGACCATTACCATTAATATCGTTGATTTTCGCTACTTATCGCATACACCTGGATACCATTCGATTTTTCAGTTATACGAAACAGAAGAGAAGTTCCTGTTAACCGATACATTAGAGATTCATTTTATGGAGTTGCCTAAGCTACTGATCAAGTGGCGACGTGGCGAAGTGAATCCGCGAGAAAATCAATTGGTGCGCTGGCTGCTTTTGCTTGAAGCTTCAGAAGACGAGGAAATTACACAAGTATTGGAGGAGATCGCGATGCAGGAAGATCAAACCCTAAAAAAAGCGATAGACGAGTGGGAACGTGTAAGCCAGGATCCTGAAGTTTTATTGGCCTATGAAGCCCGTAGGAAAACTCTGTTGGATGAAAAGTCCGCTTTAAGAAGAGCTGAAAAGCAAGGAGAAAAAAGAGGTATTCTGAAAGTTGCCTTAGGCATGATACAAAAAGGAATGGATAACAAAACCATAGCTGAATTAACCGAGCTTACACAGGAAGAAATTGAACAACTCCGCAGGCAATAA
- a CDS encoding FtsX-like permease family protein translates to MNSFKIAYKLLKNNLNIYGLYLIVLVVTVATYYNFISIQYNDTFVQLTKRLQSAVIPSMTCGFVLICTVAFFMWHANGFFFKQRQKETGLYMLMGISSSKIGRVFAIESMLLGGLSLLIGLSIGILFSKFFFILLGKVMYLEVELPFTVAPKAILQLVIVFGTLFVVLGFKNYNVVKRSQLINMIHAAKAKPSIPKLNYKKGILGILLIAVGYMIASNFKRWDWDLMTTSMITLVLVSFGTYFFFGSFLTIIFSKLTKSKNMIYKDVRLVSISNIFFRLKANYRSLAMTAILAAATVTACSISLSFKQYAEDHEMIEAPYSLSYESNDKNTKDKVRVTIAESAHELIGVNEVNFFIGNIEYVSKVKKVDYNNEAIITSYSQIQKTLEFLKYKNRKSILKQIKPRENEITFILNANTMAAPINVKGDKIRLDRNTYYIKENIQVPFTGNVAKFGKKNIYVLHDREYEKLKTNVSEITLNGIQITGQEDSEKLVKNIAKIVPDGLAKVSGYVKQYIWEYYALEIFFFLGLIMSIVFMLATFSTIYFKILSDALMDREQYIMLKKIGMSKKEIQKSIYLQIGVAFLFPVILGIIHSVVAINMLEEIMNVSFVLQMMYGIGLFVSIMIVFYVKISKNYTKLVYEE, encoded by the coding sequence ATGAACTCCTTTAAGATAGCTTACAAACTTTTAAAAAACAATTTAAACATATATGGATTGTATTTAATAGTTCTGGTAGTGACTGTAGCCACATATTATAACTTCATTTCCATACAGTACAATGATACATTTGTTCAATTAACAAAACGGTTGCAATCTGCTGTAATTCCAAGTATGACTTGTGGATTTGTATTAATCTGCACTGTAGCATTTTTTATGTGGCATGCTAATGGGTTCTTTTTCAAACAAAGACAGAAGGAAACAGGACTATATATGTTGATGGGAATCAGCTCTTCAAAGATAGGAAGAGTTTTTGCAATTGAAAGTATGCTTTTAGGCGGATTATCTTTGTTAATAGGATTATCTATAGGAATTTTATTTTCAAAGTTTTTTTTCATACTTTTAGGCAAAGTGATGTATTTAGAGGTAGAGTTGCCATTTACTGTGGCACCAAAGGCTATATTGCAACTTGTTATAGTTTTCGGAACGCTATTTGTAGTTTTAGGCTTTAAGAACTACAACGTAGTCAAAAGAAGCCAATTAATAAATATGATTCATGCAGCGAAAGCAAAGCCTTCTATACCTAAATTAAATTACAAGAAAGGGATCCTAGGGATCCTACTAATAGCAGTAGGGTATATGATTGCAAGTAACTTCAAGCGTTGGGATTGGGATTTAATGACTACTTCAATGATAACGCTTGTTCTGGTGAGCTTTGGTACGTATTTCTTTTTTGGAAGTTTCTTAACTATTATTTTCAGTAAATTAACAAAATCGAAAAACATGATTTATAAAGATGTAAGGTTAGTTAGTATAAGCAATATTTTCTTTAGACTGAAGGCTAATTATAGAAGCCTAGCAATGACAGCTATTTTGGCAGCAGCAACAGTTACTGCATGCAGTATAAGTTTATCGTTTAAACAGTATGCAGAGGACCATGAAATGATAGAGGCACCATATAGCCTTAGTTATGAAAGTAATGATAAAAACACGAAAGATAAAGTTAGAGTAACCATTGCAGAATCAGCCCATGAATTAATAGGAGTAAATGAAGTCAATTTTTTTATAGGTAACATTGAGTACGTAAGTAAAGTTAAAAAAGTTGACTACAATAATGAAGCTATTATTACTAGCTATTCTCAGATACAAAAGACTTTAGAGTTTTTGAAGTATAAAAATCGCAAAAGCATATTAAAGCAAATAAAACCAAGAGAAAATGAAATCACTTTTATTTTGAATGCTAATACGATGGCAGCTCCTATTAATGTAAAAGGTGATAAGATAAGACTGGATAGGAATACTTATTATATAAAGGAAAACATACAGGTGCCCTTTACGGGTAATGTGGCCAAATTTGGTAAGAAAAATATTTATGTTTTACATGATAGGGAATATGAAAAATTAAAAACAAATGTATCAGAAATAACTTTGAATGGAATTCAAATTACAGGGCAAGAAGACAGTGAAAAGCTTGTTAAGAATATTGCTAAGATCGTACCAGATGGATTAGCAAAAGTGAGTGGCTATGTAAAACAGTATATATGGGAATATTATGCACTGGAAATATTTTTCTTTTTAGGTTTGATAATGTCTATAGTTTTTATGCTTGCTACTTTTAGTACGATATATTTTAAAATCTTAAGCGATGCATTAATGGATAGAGAACAGTATATAATGCTGAAGAAGATAGGGATGAGCAAAAAAGAGATTCAAAAATCAATCTACTTACAAATAGGGGTTGCATTCCTTTTCCCTGTTATCTTAGGAATCATTCATAGTGTAGTAGCTATAAATATGCTGGAAGAGATTATGAATGTCAGCTTTGTATTACAAATGATGTATGGAATAGGGCTATTTGTATCTATTATGATAGTATTTTATGTAAAAATAAGTAAAAATTATACGAAATTGGTTTATGAGGAATAG
- a CDS encoding YpdA family putative bacillithiol disulfide reductase yields MEEVVIIGAGPCGLSAALELQKIGIEPLIIEKESVVHSIYLYPTHLQFFSTPELLEIGNYPFSTPNEKPTRLEALTYYRNVANRSKLRIRPYHKVTTIQAQSDGTYALTVEDRFKHTSTVITKYVVVATGYFDYPNLLGIPGEQLPKVTHYFREAHPYTGTKVAVIGGSNSAIDAAMELLRVGADVTVIYRGETYSPIIKPWVRPIFESMVNKGRITMLFRSHVTRISESTITVSKNGLEEQLDNDFVLALTGFRPDRSMLREAGVAFQDDGEIPVFNPDTMETSSPGLYIAGVIASGRNANEVFIETGRMHGRFIANHIASK; encoded by the coding sequence TTGGAAGAAGTCGTGATCATCGGGGCGGGTCCTTGCGGATTATCCGCTGCGTTAGAGCTACAAAAAATCGGTATCGAGCCTCTTATTATCGAAAAGGAATCGGTGGTTCACTCGATTTATTTATATCCTACGCACCTGCAATTTTTCAGTACTCCAGAGCTACTTGAGATTGGAAATTATCCTTTTTCCACTCCGAATGAAAAACCGACAAGGCTAGAAGCATTAACATATTATCGGAATGTGGCAAACAGAAGCAAACTCCGCATCCGTCCTTATCATAAGGTTACTACTATTCAAGCACAATCTGACGGAACTTATGCATTGACCGTAGAGGACCGGTTTAAACATACAAGCACTGTAATCACGAAGTATGTCGTAGTGGCAACTGGTTACTTTGATTATCCAAACTTGCTCGGTATTCCTGGCGAGCAATTGCCAAAAGTTACCCATTATTTTCGTGAAGCTCACCCTTATACAGGGACGAAAGTGGCTGTCATTGGCGGTAGCAATTCAGCCATTGATGCGGCGATGGAACTCCTTCGAGTTGGAGCGGATGTGACAGTCATATACAGAGGGGAAACATATTCACCGATTATCAAACCATGGGTTCGTCCGATATTTGAAAGCATGGTGAATAAAGGTCGTATCACTATGTTATTTCGCTCCCATGTAACAAGGATTTCAGAATCAACCATTACTGTATCCAAAAACGGTTTAGAAGAGCAATTGGACAATGACTTTGTACTCGCTCTGACCGGATTTCGTCCTGATAGAAGCATGCTGCGTGAAGCTGGTGTAGCTTTCCAAGATGATGGAGAAATCCCCGTGTTTAATCCAGATACCATGGAGACCTCTTCCCCAGGTCTCTACATTGCAGGCGTAATCGCTTCTGGAAGAAACGCCAATGAAGTCTTTATTGAAACGGGACGAATGCATGGGCGATTCATTGCAAATCACATTGCCAGCAAGTGA